A stretch of Longimicrobium sp. DNA encodes these proteins:
- the mtnA gene encoding S-methyl-5-thioribose-1-phosphate isomerase, with protein sequence MRVHGIPYRTIWMEGGVVRLIDQNRLPFEFALVDCPTHRETAAAIREMVVRGAPAIGAAGAFAVAQAFAEAPARDPWPYAREARDHVAATRPTARDLFAGIEHAWRAAESAVDPAAASLAAAQAFADESVESCRRIGEHGAALIGEGARVLTHCNAGWLATVDYGTALAPVYVAAARGRRPHVWVDETRPRAQGARLTAWELSGEGISHTVIADNAAAWLMSRGEVDLVITGADRVAANGDAVNKIGTLTKALCAREFGIPFYVAVPPSTFDPATPDGASVMIEERAEDEVHFQSGPDEHGTIRRIRVTSPGSSARNPAFDATPARLIAGYITDRGILQRHEIPSATTAAEPAAAGLVPGE encoded by the coding sequence ATGCGCGTCCACGGCATCCCGTACCGCACGATCTGGATGGAGGGCGGCGTGGTGCGGCTGATCGACCAGAACCGCCTCCCGTTCGAGTTCGCGCTGGTCGACTGCCCCACGCATCGCGAGACCGCCGCCGCCATCCGCGAGATGGTGGTGCGCGGCGCGCCGGCCATCGGCGCGGCGGGCGCGTTCGCGGTGGCGCAGGCGTTCGCCGAGGCGCCCGCGCGCGACCCGTGGCCGTATGCGCGCGAGGCCCGCGACCACGTCGCCGCCACGCGGCCGACGGCGCGCGACCTGTTCGCGGGGATCGAGCACGCCTGGCGCGCCGCCGAGTCCGCCGTCGATCCCGCCGCGGCATCGCTGGCGGCGGCGCAGGCGTTCGCGGACGAGAGCGTGGAAAGCTGCCGCCGCATCGGGGAGCACGGCGCGGCGCTGATCGGCGAGGGCGCGCGGGTGCTGACGCACTGCAACGCGGGCTGGCTGGCGACGGTGGACTACGGCACCGCGCTGGCGCCGGTCTACGTGGCTGCCGCGCGGGGCCGCCGCCCGCACGTGTGGGTGGACGAGACGCGCCCCCGCGCGCAGGGCGCCCGCCTCACCGCATGGGAGCTGTCCGGCGAGGGGATCTCGCACACGGTGATCGCCGACAACGCGGCGGCGTGGCTGATGAGCCGCGGCGAGGTCGATCTCGTCATCACCGGCGCCGACCGCGTGGCGGCGAACGGCGACGCGGTGAACAAGATCGGCACGCTCACCAAGGCGCTGTGCGCGCGCGAGTTCGGCATCCCCTTCTACGTCGCCGTGCCGCCCTCGACCTTCGACCCGGCCACGCCCGACGGGGCGAGCGTGATGATCGAGGAGCGGGCGGAGGACGAGGTGCACTTCCAGAGCGGCCCCGACGAGCACGGCACCATCCGCCGCATCCGGGTGACGTCGCCCGGCTCGTCCGCGCGCAACCCCGCGTTCGACGCCACGCCGGCGCGCCTGATCGCCGGCTACATCACCGACCGCGGCATCCTGCAGCGCCACGAGATCCCGTCCGCGACCACCGCCGCCGAGCCGGCCGCGGCCGGGCTTGTGCCGGGCGAATAA
- a CDS encoding SRPBCC family protein, with protein MFVEAQMPINGSRAAIWAAITDIENAAETLSGVEDIEVVEKPANGLVGLRWRETRMLFGKPATVEKWITDAAENEFYTTRAEDNGFVFLTTMRISESRGGMTLTSSHDSRPQGMVARLMSLPMFLFKGVARKAILQDLNDIKSAVEQE; from the coding sequence ATGTTCGTTGAAGCACAGATGCCCATCAACGGATCCCGGGCCGCGATCTGGGCCGCGATCACCGACATCGAGAACGCCGCGGAAACCCTAAGCGGGGTCGAAGACATCGAGGTTGTCGAAAAACCGGCGAACGGGCTCGTGGGACTAAGGTGGCGAGAGACCCGGATGCTGTTCGGCAAGCCGGCGACCGTGGAAAAGTGGATCACCGATGCGGCCGAGAACGAGTTCTACACGACCAGGGCGGAGGACAATGGATTCGTCTTCCTGACCACCATGCGGATCTCGGAGAGCAGGGGCGGAATGACGTTGACCAGTTCTCACGATTCCAGGCCTCAGGGCATGGTTGCGAGATTGATGTCGCTCCCGATGTTTCTGTTCAAGGGCGTGGCGAGAAAGGCCATCCTTCAGGACCTGAACGACATCAAGTCCGCGGTCGAACAGGAATGA
- a CDS encoding alpha/beta hydrolase: MDDAGKPRLVGGRPWIYVAKVSQPTITVYPPQGRNTGAAVVVFPGGGYNVLAIDLEGTEACDWLTSKGITCVLLKYRVPCVKTGPYRDCATALQDAQRAVGLVRFRAAQWHVDPRRIGVLGFSAGGHMVAALSTHFERRLYPAVDAADRVSCRPDFAVALYPGHLAVPERNFALNPDIRVTGRTPPTFLLQAQDDPVDPVENSLVYYSALRRAGVPAEMHVYVKGGHAFGLRRTESRITRWPQLVETWLGAIGMISN, translated from the coding sequence GTGGACGACGCTGGCAAGCCGCGGCTCGTCGGCGGCAGGCCGTGGATCTATGTCGCCAAGGTCTCGCAGCCCACGATCACCGTTTACCCGCCGCAGGGAAGGAACACCGGCGCCGCGGTCGTCGTGTTCCCCGGCGGCGGCTACAACGTGCTGGCCATCGATCTCGAGGGGACTGAGGCCTGTGACTGGCTGACGTCGAAGGGAATCACGTGCGTGCTGCTGAAATACCGTGTGCCGTGCGTGAAAACAGGACCGTATCGCGATTGCGCGACCGCGTTGCAGGACGCGCAGAGGGCGGTGGGACTGGTTCGCTTCCGGGCCGCGCAGTGGCATGTCGATCCGCGCAGGATCGGCGTGCTCGGCTTTTCGGCGGGTGGGCACATGGTCGCCGCGCTGAGCACGCACTTCGAGCGTCGCCTCTACCCCGCGGTGGACGCGGCCGACCGGGTGAGCTGCCGGCCGGATTTCGCGGTGGCCCTCTATCCGGGACATCTCGCGGTCCCCGAAAGGAATTTCGCGCTGAACCCGGATATCCGGGTCACCGGCCGGACACCGCCTACTTTCCTGCTGCAGGCGCAGGACGATCCGGTGGATCCCGTGGAGAACTCGCTGGTCTACTATTCAGCGCTGAGGCGGGCCGGGGTTCCGGCGGAGATGCATGTGTATGTCAAAGGCGGGCATGCATTCGGCCTGCGCCGCACGGAATCTCGCATCACGCGATGGCCTCAACTCGTGGAGACGTGGCTCGGGGCCATCGGGATGATCTCGAATTAG
- a CDS encoding beta-propeller fold lactonase family protein produces the protein MPVEVYSTDTDSGVISVVTPVNGSFESVAQIPIGNAPRGAVKFTKDGRGFVSNCGGDTVSEIDVLTHRETARIKVGPAPRGLGVVPGDRYALVSNSGANTISIVDLGSRQEVRQVATGRDPRHMAISADGRHAYVAVWGSHYVAKLDLTGLAEGRPEEVREVARIPVGHDRHPYSVALHPARKELYVASTRSKLLSIIDTTKGAVEAEIDLESVGARAVAFSKDGGTAFVTIENTSEVVFVDTVRRKVVNRIPVGPGPRGLALEPLSNTLYVSAFARTGASGGLASVRPENTLTVVNLAPVGRSLATAGAEKKVRYDFAPVAQGSCSVAVLDTDGLSVEVR, from the coding sequence ATGCCCGTCGAAGTCTACTCGACCGATACGGATTCCGGTGTGATTTCGGTTGTCACACCCGTGAACGGATCGTTTGAATCTGTTGCGCAGATTCCGATCGGAAACGCGCCCCGCGGGGCCGTGAAGTTCACGAAGGACGGTCGGGGATTCGTCTCGAATTGTGGTGGAGACACCGTCTCGGAGATCGACGTGCTGACTCACCGCGAAACCGCGAGGATCAAGGTCGGCCCGGCTCCGCGCGGGCTCGGAGTGGTGCCTGGAGATCGCTACGCACTGGTCTCGAACTCGGGTGCGAATACCATCTCCATCGTCGACCTGGGTTCACGACAGGAGGTGCGCCAAGTCGCGACCGGACGAGACCCACGCCACATGGCGATCAGCGCCGATGGCCGTCATGCGTATGTGGCGGTATGGGGCTCTCACTACGTGGCGAAGCTGGACCTCACCGGGCTGGCAGAGGGCAGGCCTGAGGAGGTGCGCGAGGTGGCGCGGATTCCCGTCGGGCACGACAGACATCCCTACAGCGTGGCGCTGCACCCGGCGCGCAAGGAACTCTACGTGGCGAGTACCCGCTCGAAGCTTCTCTCCATCATCGACACTACCAAGGGCGCGGTGGAGGCGGAGATCGACCTGGAGAGCGTCGGTGCGCGCGCTGTGGCATTCAGCAAGGACGGAGGGACGGCGTTCGTTACCATCGAAAACACATCGGAGGTGGTATTTGTGGATACCGTGCGGCGCAAGGTGGTAAACCGGATTCCCGTCGGCCCCGGCCCAAGAGGATTGGCGCTGGAGCCGCTGTCGAACACCCTCTACGTCAGTGCCTTCGCTCGCACCGGCGCCAGCGGCGGCCTCGCCTCGGTCCGGCCGGAGAATACCCTAACCGTGGTGAACCTGGCCCCGGTCGGGCGGTCGCTGGCCACGGCCGGTGCCGAGAAGAAGGTCAGGTACGACTTCGCGCCCGTGGCCCAAGGTTCGTGCAGCGTTGCCGTGCTCGATACCGACGGTCTCAGCGTCGAAGTGCGCTAG
- the rhaD gene encoding bifunctional rhamnulose-1-phosphate aldolase/short-chain dehydrogenase codes for MSSTESAIALPANALYAGPADAVDELVAWSRRLGADPSLVLKGGGNTSVKLQETDVLGRPIPVLRVKGSGSDLAYAKHADFSGVRLDDVLPLFARGDMSDEEMVDYLARTLTDPRAPRPSIETLLHAFIPAAAVFHSHADAILALINTPDPNAVLDDALGADVLRIPYRRPGFLLSKEVGAAVRAHPDAPGLVLLNHGLVTWGSSPQEAYERHMEIVERARGYVDARDPGSVFVADAKYALDADDRRRVAAALAPVIRGALSAEKRVILRHTDSPEVLAFVGSPRARSASTAGAATPDHILTTKVHPLWVDVDNPGDVDAIARNFASALERYRQQYGDYVARWRADEAVQESTPRIVLVPGVGMFTAAKDAKTAGLTRDIYLHTIGIIAGAETLGGYRSLPEKEQWGAEYWPLELYKLTIAPPERELARRVAFVTGAASGLGRAIAHRLAAAGAHVVVTDRDDDGALAVADDIAAREGAGTAVAHRLDVTREADVADALEQAVLDFGGVDIVVSNAGMAHCAPIESLELGDWERSLAVNATGHFLVTRAALRHFRAQGTGGAIVFVATKNVTAPGKDFAAYSASKAAEAQLARVAAIEGGPIGVRVNMVNPDAIFGGSNLWSGIREERAKAYGVEPEKLETVYRGRTLLGVEVRAEDVAEAVLFLASDRSSRTTGAMIAVDGGVREAFVR; via the coding sequence ATGTCGAGCACCGAATCCGCCATCGCCCTCCCCGCGAACGCGCTGTACGCCGGGCCCGCCGACGCCGTGGACGAGCTGGTGGCGTGGTCGCGCCGGCTGGGCGCGGACCCGTCGCTGGTGCTGAAGGGCGGCGGCAACACCTCCGTCAAGCTGCAGGAGACGGACGTGCTCGGGCGCCCCATCCCCGTGCTGCGCGTGAAGGGCTCCGGCTCCGACCTGGCGTACGCGAAGCACGCCGACTTCTCGGGCGTGCGGCTCGACGACGTCCTCCCCCTCTTCGCCCGCGGCGACATGAGCGACGAGGAGATGGTGGACTACCTCGCGCGGACGCTGACCGATCCCCGCGCGCCGCGCCCGTCCATCGAGACGCTGCTGCACGCCTTCATCCCCGCCGCGGCCGTCTTCCACTCGCACGCCGACGCCATCCTCGCGCTCATCAACACCCCCGATCCCAACGCCGTCCTCGACGACGCGCTGGGTGCGGACGTGCTGCGCATCCCCTATCGCCGCCCCGGCTTCCTGCTGTCGAAGGAGGTCGGCGCCGCGGTGCGGGCCCATCCCGACGCGCCCGGGCTGGTGCTGCTCAACCACGGGCTGGTGACGTGGGGATCGTCGCCGCAGGAGGCCTACGAGCGGCACATGGAGATCGTGGAGCGCGCGCGAGGGTACGTCGACGCGCGCGACCCCGGCAGCGTCTTCGTCGCGGATGCGAAGTACGCGCTGGATGCAGACGACCGCCGCCGCGTCGCCGCCGCGCTGGCGCCGGTGATCCGCGGCGCGCTCTCCGCCGAGAAGCGCGTCATCCTCCGCCACACCGACTCGCCCGAGGTGCTGGCGTTCGTCGGCTCGCCGCGCGCGCGATCCGCGTCCACAGCGGGCGCGGCGACGCCGGACCACATCCTCACGACGAAGGTCCATCCCCTTTGGGTAGATGTAGATAACCCGGGGGATGTGGATGCCATCGCGCGGAACTTCGCCTCGGCGCTGGAGCGGTATCGCCAGCAGTATGGGGATTACGTCGCGCGGTGGCGGGCGGACGAGGCGGTGCAGGAATCCACGCCGCGCATCGTCCTCGTCCCGGGCGTGGGGATGTTCACTGCGGCGAAGGACGCGAAGACGGCCGGGCTCACGCGCGACATCTACCTGCACACCATCGGCATCATCGCGGGCGCCGAGACGCTGGGCGGCTACCGCTCGCTGCCGGAGAAGGAGCAGTGGGGCGCCGAGTACTGGCCGCTGGAGCTGTACAAGCTCACCATCGCCCCGCCCGAGCGCGAGCTGGCGCGGCGCGTGGCGTTCGTCACCGGCGCGGCCAGCGGGCTGGGGCGGGCGATCGCGCACCGCCTGGCCGCCGCCGGCGCGCACGTGGTCGTCACCGACCGCGACGACGACGGCGCGCTGGCCGTGGCCGACGACATCGCCGCGCGCGAGGGCGCGGGGACGGCCGTCGCCCATCGGCTCGACGTCACCCGCGAGGCCGACGTGGCCGACGCGCTGGAGCAGGCCGTGCTCGACTTCGGCGGCGTCGACATCGTGGTCTCCAACGCGGGGATGGCGCACTGCGCGCCCATCGAGTCGCTGGAACTGGGGGATTGGGAGCGCAGCTTGGCGGTGAACGCGACGGGGCACTTCCTGGTCACCCGCGCCGCGCTGCGCCACTTCCGCGCCCAGGGCACCGGCGGCGCCATCGTCTTCGTGGCGACCAAGAACGTCACCGCGCCGGGGAAGGACTTCGCGGCCTACAGCGCGTCGAAGGCCGCCGAGGCGCAGCTGGCGCGCGTGGCGGCCATCGAGGGCGGGCCCATCGGCGTGCGGGTGAACATGGTCAACCCCGACGCCATCTTCGGCGGCAGCAACCTGTGGAGCGGCATCCGCGAGGAGCGCGCGAAGGCCTACGGTGTGGAGCCGGAGAAGCTAGAGACCGTCTACCGCGGCCGCACGTTGCTGGGAGTCGAGGTCCGCGCCGAGGACGTGGCCGAGGCCGTCCTCTTCCTCGCCTCAGACCGCTCCTCGCGCACGACGGGCGCCATGATCGCGGTGGATGGCGGGGTCAGGGAGGCGTTCGTGCGGTAA
- a CDS encoding SRPBCC family protein encodes MSAAQTLDPNAAESPTADREVQFSRVFDAPRELVFDAFVDPRHVSSWWGPRGFITTTHEMDVRPGGVWRHTMRGPDGTDYPNYIVYTEVSRPERLAWDHGTVPGEPAAFQATATFDDLGDGRTRVTMRSVFPTAAARDYVVKEHDAIEGGKQTLERLAEHLASQGS; translated from the coding sequence ATGTCCGCAGCGCAGACCCTCGATCCCAACGCGGCCGAATCGCCCACGGCGGACCGCGAGGTCCAGTTCTCGCGCGTGTTCGATGCGCCGCGCGAGCTGGTGTTCGATGCCTTCGTCGATCCGCGGCACGTTTCCAGCTGGTGGGGCCCGCGCGGGTTCATCACCACCACGCACGAGATGGACGTGCGCCCCGGCGGCGTCTGGCGCCACACCATGCGCGGGCCCGACGGCACCGACTATCCCAACTACATCGTCTACACCGAGGTGTCGCGCCCCGAGCGGCTGGCGTGGGACCACGGCACCGTCCCCGGCGAGCCGGCCGCTTTCCAGGCCACGGCGACGTTCGACGACCTGGGCGACGGCAGGACGCGCGTGACCATGCGCAGCGTGTTCCCCACCGCCGCCGCGCGCGACTACGTGGTGAAGGAGCACGACGCCATCGAGGGCGGCAAGCAGACCCTCGAGCGCCTGGCCGAGCACCTGGCGTCGCAGGGGAGCTGA
- a CDS encoding VOC family protein gives MSPDGIHHIEVNVLNLARSTEFWSFLLGELGYEPFQAWDGGRSWKRGTAYIVFVQVAQRFTSRSFHRSAVGLNHLAFHGGSRERVDALAEQLRRRGVPMLYDDRYPFAGGREHYALFCEDPDRIKVEVVATQASEGDFRAVPSQGETMEDLPHERLPDPAIHRDHGARRARGAV, from the coding sequence ATGAGCCCTGACGGGATCCACCACATCGAGGTGAACGTGCTAAACCTGGCTCGATCGACCGAGTTCTGGTCGTTCCTTCTCGGCGAACTGGGGTACGAGCCGTTTCAGGCCTGGGACGGAGGGAGGAGTTGGAAGCGGGGGACGGCCTACATCGTTTTCGTGCAGGTTGCACAGCGATTCACGAGCAGGTCCTTCCACCGCTCGGCGGTCGGGCTGAACCATCTGGCGTTCCACGGCGGGTCACGCGAACGGGTCGACGCTCTTGCCGAGCAGCTTCGGCGACGCGGTGTACCCATGCTGTATGACGACCGCTACCCGTTCGCCGGCGGCCGCGAACACTACGCCCTGTTCTGCGAGGATCCCGATCGAATCAAGGTGGAGGTGGTTGCCACCCAAGCCTCGGAAGGCGACTTCCGGGCCGTGCCTTCGCAGGGTGAGACAATGGAGGATTTACCGCACGAACGCCTCCCTGACCCCGCCATCCACCGCGATCATGGCGCCCGTCGTGCGCGAGGAGCGGTCTGA
- a CDS encoding metalloregulator ArsR/SmtB family transcription factor, translated as MTATDPLSATFAALADPTRRAILARLASGEATVMELAAPFDMSLPAVSKHLKVLERAGLIERGREAQWRPCRLRGERLKDVDEWVEQYRRFWEESFDRLGDYLRELQQKPGGDPAP; from the coding sequence GTGACCGCCACCGACCCACTCAGCGCAACCTTCGCGGCCCTCGCCGACCCGACGCGGCGGGCGATCCTGGCGCGTCTTGCGTCGGGCGAGGCCACCGTGATGGAGCTGGCGGCGCCGTTCGACATGAGCCTGCCGGCCGTCTCCAAACACCTGAAGGTGCTGGAGCGCGCGGGGCTGATCGAGCGCGGCCGCGAGGCGCAGTGGCGCCCCTGCCGCCTGCGCGGCGAGCGGCTGAAGGACGTGGACGAGTGGGTGGAGCAGTACCGCCGGTTCTGGGAGGAGAGCTTCGACCGGCTGGGCGACTACCTCCGCGAGCTGCAACAGAAGCCGGGCGGCGACCCCGCGCCGTGA
- a CDS encoding dihydrofolate reductase family protein encodes MPRLLACGFTISLDGYGAGPRQSRENPLGVGGEELHDWLVHTRAFKRTHGGGDGGDTGVDDDFAARSMEGIGAWILGRNMFGPIRGPWPDESWRGWWGANPPYHVPVFVLTHHERPPQEMEGGTVFHFVTDGIEAALERARAAAGQLDVRVGGGAATLRQYLQAGLVDEMHLAVSPILLGDGEHLLAGLDLPALGYRCTKSVPGEKAMHYIITRT; translated from the coding sequence ATGCCACGACTGCTTGCGTGCGGCTTCACGATCTCCCTCGACGGATATGGCGCGGGGCCACGCCAGTCGCGTGAGAACCCGCTCGGTGTCGGGGGCGAGGAGCTGCACGACTGGCTGGTCCACACCCGTGCCTTCAAGCGGACGCACGGCGGCGGCGACGGTGGGGATACGGGCGTCGACGACGACTTCGCGGCTCGGAGCATGGAGGGTATCGGGGCGTGGATCCTCGGCCGCAACATGTTCGGTCCGATCCGGGGGCCATGGCCCGACGAGTCCTGGCGTGGCTGGTGGGGCGCGAATCCGCCCTATCATGTGCCCGTGTTCGTCCTCACGCACCACGAGCGGCCGCCGCAGGAGATGGAAGGCGGGACGGTCTTCCACTTCGTCACCGACGGGATCGAGGCGGCGCTGGAGCGTGCGCGGGCCGCGGCCGGTCAGCTCGACGTTCGCGTGGGTGGGGGTGCTGCCACTCTTCGCCAGTACCTGCAGGCCGGCCTCGTCGACGAGATGCACCTGGCCGTGTCGCCGATCCTGCTCGGCGACGGGGAGCATCTGCTGGCGGGCCTCGACCTGCCGGCGCTCGGCTACAGGTGCACGAAGTCCGTCCCCGGTGAGAAGGCGATGCATTACATCATCACCAGGACGTAG
- a CDS encoding methyl-accepting chemotaxis protein — MSTRAEPAPRLSPLLEAVLRSYARALMWAGGAIVVAALLRWPPSPTGYLAAVGASLAVAGLRYGAVPLSKFAYITMTVVPVGALTLLGQPTAALIAAALGTLLGDIARGKQALAAGINAGREVVSAAGAAGVYAGIAAWTHDPVTAGAGAGPLGINAIPALAFFFLAYFAFSRGLFYFSLIVRGKLTKAEWMVILRYEFVSAGLGAIATLLVTAAFWYAAEGFGWLLILIPLVVVGILARALIVEAIASEELRKVVAMEAVIAAGMPLGESLVQIEQLAARLVEWTRLKIYTGQPGSLSAIYPPVRDGDERLEIDGLRDAALKSDAPVVVDDARRDSRVPGGGEGDGPRSIVLQPLRYGTLTLGVLELAHHRPRAYGAGEVRLIERFGRQVALALQLDSLVRPMTTSAAEMEGQLRALGGRLAELRESGHGVAGYAAEIRRRIDDQSRRTARGLEATEALAAAAEAIARDAGEAARAGSSAGVLASENRAAMREAIERLVELRDFVDGEARELQALARASDRISDLVATIHDIAEQTNLLALNAAIEASRAGEHGRGFAVVAEEVRKLADSSGRAAQKAGEMVDGVRAQMGAALERMQLGAARVANVGELSRTALESVDRIVGAAAGSAEVTSRMAERATEQQARVGGLRDEIAAVSRLAAENGEGTTRVAEAAREQAETLAEIERAAAALGEVSGRLNTYIARFSART; from the coding sequence TTGTCCACACGCGCTGAACCCGCGCCGCGGCTGTCGCCGCTGCTGGAGGCGGTGCTGCGCTCGTACGCCCGCGCGCTGATGTGGGCGGGCGGCGCGATCGTCGTGGCCGCGCTGCTGCGCTGGCCGCCGTCGCCCACCGGGTACCTGGCCGCGGTCGGGGCGTCGCTGGCGGTCGCGGGGCTGCGCTACGGCGCGGTGCCGCTCAGCAAGTTCGCTTACATCACCATGACGGTGGTGCCGGTGGGCGCGCTGACGCTGCTGGGCCAGCCCACCGCCGCGCTGATCGCCGCCGCGCTGGGCACGCTGCTGGGCGACATCGCGCGCGGGAAGCAGGCGCTGGCGGCGGGGATCAACGCCGGCCGCGAGGTCGTCTCCGCCGCCGGGGCGGCCGGGGTGTACGCGGGGATCGCCGCGTGGACGCACGATCCCGTCACGGCCGGCGCGGGCGCGGGGCCGCTCGGCATCAACGCCATCCCCGCGCTGGCGTTCTTCTTCCTCGCGTACTTCGCCTTCAGCCGCGGCCTCTTCTACTTCTCCCTGATCGTCCGCGGCAAGCTGACCAAGGCGGAGTGGATGGTCATCCTCCGCTACGAGTTCGTCTCCGCCGGGCTGGGCGCCATCGCCACGCTGCTGGTGACGGCCGCGTTCTGGTACGCCGCCGAGGGGTTCGGCTGGCTGCTGATCCTCATCCCCCTGGTCGTCGTGGGGATCCTGGCGCGCGCGCTGATCGTGGAGGCCATCGCCAGCGAGGAGCTGCGCAAGGTGGTGGCGATGGAAGCCGTGATCGCCGCCGGGATGCCGCTGGGCGAGAGCCTGGTCCAGATCGAGCAGCTGGCCGCGCGGCTGGTGGAGTGGACGCGCCTGAAGATCTACACCGGCCAGCCGGGGAGCCTGAGCGCCATCTATCCCCCTGTCCGTGATGGAGATGAGCGGCTGGAGATCGACGGCCTGCGCGACGCCGCGCTGAAAAGCGATGCCCCCGTGGTGGTCGACGACGCGCGCCGCGACTCGCGCGTCCCCGGCGGGGGCGAGGGGGACGGTCCGCGGTCCATCGTGCTGCAGCCGCTGCGCTACGGGACGCTGACGCTGGGCGTGCTGGAGCTGGCGCATCACCGCCCGCGGGCATACGGCGCCGGCGAGGTGCGGCTGATCGAGCGCTTCGGGCGGCAGGTGGCGCTGGCGCTGCAGCTGGACTCGCTGGTGCGGCCGATGACCACCAGCGCGGCGGAGATGGAGGGGCAGCTGCGCGCGCTCGGCGGCCGCTTGGCCGAGCTGCGCGAGAGCGGGCACGGCGTGGCCGGCTATGCGGCCGAGATCCGCCGGCGGATCGACGACCAGTCGCGCCGCACGGCCCGCGGGCTGGAGGCCACGGAGGCGCTCGCCGCCGCCGCCGAGGCCATCGCGCGCGACGCGGGCGAGGCGGCGCGCGCCGGCAGCAGCGCGGGGGTGCTGGCCAGCGAGAACCGCGCGGCCATGCGCGAGGCCATCGAGCGCCTGGTGGAGCTGCGCGACTTCGTGGACGGCGAGGCGCGCGAGCTCCAGGCGCTGGCGCGCGCGTCGGACCGCATCTCCGACCTGGTCGCCACCATCCACGACATCGCCGAGCAGACGAATCTCCTCGCGCTGAACGCCGCGATCGAGGCCAGCCGCGCGGGCGAGCACGGGCGGGGCTTCGCCGTGGTGGCCGAGGAGGTGCGCAAGCTGGCCGACAGCAGCGGCCGCGCGGCGCAGAAGGCGGGGGAGATGGTGGACGGCGTGCGCGCGCAGATGGGCGCCGCGCTGGAGCGGATGCAGCTGGGCGCGGCGCGCGTGGCCAACGTGGGCGAGCTGTCGCGCACCGCGCTGGAGTCGGTGGACCGCATCGTCGGCGCCGCCGCGGGATCGGCGGAGGTGACGAGCCGCATGGCCGAGCGCGCGACGGAGCAGCAGGCGCGCGTCGGGGGCCTGCGCGACGAGATCGCCGCCGTCTCCCGCCTCGCCGCCGAGAACGGCGAGGGCACTACCCGCGTCGCCGAAGCCGCCCGCGAGCAGGCCGAGACCCTCGCCGAGATCGAGCGCGCCGCCGCCGCGCTGGGCGAGGTGTCGGGGCGGCTGAACACCTACATCGCCCGCTTCAGCGCGAGGACATGA
- a CDS encoding glyoxalase superfamily protein produces MSEGHTTRRHTSEHAATEALMEMAIPILPADDLRVAREFYVDGLGFAVRFEATEDGRTGLLGLARGTIRLTIDAPMSGHGREACVSLEVESADRYYDEWRERVAIRRPPKDEPWGARTFDVLDPSGNTLFIIGPVS; encoded by the coding sequence ATGTCAGAAGGTCACACGACTCGTCGCCACACATCGGAACATGCTGCCACGGAGGCGCTGATGGAGATGGCCATCCCGATCCTCCCCGCGGACGACCTCCGCGTCGCCCGGGAGTTCTACGTCGACGGGCTGGGGTTCGCCGTGCGCTTCGAGGCGACGGAGGACGGCAGGACGGGCCTGCTCGGGCTGGCGCGCGGCACGATCCGGCTGACGATCGACGCGCCGATGAGCGGGCACGGGCGCGAGGCGTGCGTGTCGCTCGAAGTCGAGAGCGCGGACCGGTATTACGACGAATGGCGGGAGCGCGTCGCGATCCGGCGACCGCCGAAGGACGAGCCGTGGGGCGCGCGTACGTTCGACGTGCTCGATCCGTCCGGGAACACGCTGTTCATCATCGGGCCCGTATCGTGA
- the idi gene encoding isopentenyl-diphosphate Delta-isomerase → MVDARETVVLVDERDREVGQAPKLEAHASGALHRAFSVFVLNARGEVLLQRRADGKYHSGGLWTNTCCGHPRPGEPVALAARRRLREEMGFDCALAPAGTFVYRAEVGGGMMEHEYDHVFVGRHDAPPDPDAAEASEWRWQPPQAALAEAEAHPERFTPWFALALRQLIGRQDEEQAA, encoded by the coding sequence ATGGTGGATGCGCGGGAGACGGTGGTGCTGGTGGACGAGCGCGACCGCGAGGTGGGACAGGCGCCCAAGCTCGAGGCGCACGCGAGCGGGGCGCTGCATCGCGCGTTCAGCGTGTTCGTGCTGAACGCGCGCGGCGAGGTGCTGCTGCAGCGCCGCGCGGACGGCAAGTACCACTCGGGCGGGCTGTGGACGAACACCTGCTGCGGCCATCCGCGCCCCGGCGAGCCCGTGGCCCTGGCCGCGCGCCGCCGCCTGCGCGAGGAGATGGGCTTCGACTGCGCGCTGGCGCCCGCCGGCACGTTCGTCTACCGCGCCGAGGTCGGCGGGGGGATGATGGAGCACGAGTACGACCACGTGTTCGTCGGCCGCCACGACGCGCCGCCCGACCCCGACGCCGCCGAGGCCAGCGAGTGGCGCTGGCAGCCGCCCCAGGCCGCGCTCGCCGAGGCCGAGGCGCACCCCGAGCGCTTCACCCCCTGGTTCGCCCTTGCCCTCCGCCAGCTGATCGGCCGCCAGGACGAGGAGCAGGCGGCGTAG